One genomic segment of Halalkalicoccus jeotgali B3 includes these proteins:
- a CDS encoding UvrD-helicase domain-containing protein — translation MSDDTSTYEERLLTDYSAQASATKEFELTTEQQQALALDQNIAITAGAGTGKTTTLTERYRHILTEYPELSPTQIVTITFTRDATSEMRDKIRGVVDDALESASAETYDRWQRAKDDIEDAYIHTIHGFCSRILEEYAVETGVHPDFETLDNGEAVTLIDRTVRDVLAYILDEATHLRAADAIDAQKATLTDDVERLARLYSRDDLVSLLAGLLNERPESNEWANQLLETSHEEYVAAVFERACPLSPETVNTLLSQPAVCEALETIRELAANDYEFTNEPDDGIRTLELLGPQLPDGPIDGAETATYQQLFLDFCDQVTKGDGTLYTSATYYAGTASRWKKYDRTADHEALTAACETLINTLDPENQNLSFDGAAIERSIPYVYAIARLYQTVREEYTRRKEAQHALDYSDLIERTIDFLETHDRARHELREQFEYLMVDEIQDTDPRQWELVTLLTGSDGPNFDGQNVFLVGDEKQSIYRFRRADVTMFREARDRLKRANPDSTETAQQLSGNFRTLSGPLTFINELFEEVFQPEGDEYQPYEARPQWLTPERSEGTEIDGTVEYLVVPETDQDVAPLGLENSWFDERTYRSKGEREAYGVAARLTQLFDDPPQIYDPETDEYRAAQPRDVALLFRTRTRFPEFERAFEEYDIPYSSFGARGFYETSEIQPLVNLLKVLQDPTQNIPLYGVLRSPLFGFTDEQLAVLYDSDECLWRQLATMDNALETAHGQLKQWREQAGLDGSDRITTWASLLSEIIDDTGYLISVGADERPEQAVVNVNKFREQLRTWEEGSALPLSEVVERIERERDQEDDPGEATIPAAIDGVQLRTVHSAKGLEFPIVVVPELSRGVNERATITDNSSYSQSLAYLETVGDEPVLGIKGPSPANSFETTATPDYEIAKTVQQQELRAESRRLLYVATTRVRDHLLLTSTHTVGSDSEATFGEYDTGEQASSWRDLVQPVLLEDRELLSDLATAGSATHLLGDGQYTVRRPPTPVAGPAESASTERACDIELPEPPESSAGIALSATAVRDLVSDHSSHDESRTETEPEHSAFLTESSSKKGLAPTQFGTAVHRLCELSLVGSTIDWSAAPTQIVDTPDKLSPTVLKDLQNQVQYGVSDIEQVEATLPVEATYDEYQVRLELPTGQVVGDIDHLTVTDDCYYISDYKTDTLGDRDLETVAEHYFAQLYVYACALSQADSSRDCVLRLIFTNAETTAERAVSGEDISGWHERFVQALAQESADRRLRE, via the coding sequence ATGAGTGATGATACCTCGACGTATGAAGAGCGACTCTTAACAGACTACTCAGCCCAAGCAAGCGCAACTAAAGAGTTTGAACTCACTACGGAACAACAACAGGCACTTGCCCTCGATCAAAATATTGCGATTACGGCCGGTGCAGGTACTGGCAAAACAACGACGCTCACGGAACGCTACCGGCACATCCTCACGGAATACCCGGAGCTCAGCCCAACCCAGATCGTCACGATCACCTTCACACGTGATGCGACAAGCGAAATGCGTGACAAAATTCGTGGCGTTGTCGACGATGCACTCGAATCGGCCAGCGCAGAAACGTATGATCGATGGCAACGAGCCAAAGACGACATCGAGGACGCCTACATCCACACGATCCATGGGTTTTGCAGCCGTATTCTCGAAGAGTACGCCGTCGAGACCGGCGTCCACCCTGATTTCGAGACGCTCGATAACGGCGAGGCAGTAACGCTGATCGATCGGACCGTTCGGGATGTTCTTGCGTATATCCTCGATGAAGCCACACATCTCCGAGCGGCCGACGCTATCGACGCGCAAAAAGCAACACTCACAGACGACGTCGAACGTCTCGCACGCCTGTATTCGCGCGATGACCTCGTCAGCCTTCTCGCGGGGCTTCTCAACGAGCGGCCCGAAAGCAACGAGTGGGCCAATCAACTTCTCGAGACGAGCCATGAAGAGTACGTAGCGGCCGTCTTCGAACGAGCGTGCCCACTCTCCCCGGAAACCGTCAACACGCTTCTGTCCCAACCAGCGGTGTGTGAGGCCCTCGAGACCATCAGGGAGCTTGCAGCCAACGACTACGAATTTACTAACGAACCCGATGACGGCATTAGGACCCTCGAACTGCTTGGCCCACAGCTACCGGACGGACCGATCGACGGTGCCGAGACAGCGACCTACCAGCAGCTCTTTTTGGATTTCTGCGACCAGGTGACGAAGGGAGATGGCACGCTGTATACCAGTGCAACCTACTATGCAGGCACGGCGAGTCGCTGGAAAAAGTATGACCGCACGGCGGATCACGAAGCGCTCACAGCCGCCTGCGAGACGCTGATCAATACACTCGATCCGGAGAACCAGAACCTGAGCTTTGATGGGGCCGCGATCGAACGCTCGATACCCTATGTCTACGCAATCGCCCGTCTCTATCAGACTGTTCGAGAGGAGTACACACGGCGAAAAGAGGCCCAACACGCACTGGATTACTCGGATCTAATCGAACGCACGATCGACTTCCTCGAGACACACGACCGAGCGCGCCATGAACTTCGCGAGCAGTTCGAGTATCTCATGGTCGACGAAATTCAGGATACGGATCCACGCCAGTGGGAGCTCGTAACGCTCCTGACTGGCTCTGATGGTCCTAATTTCGACGGCCAGAACGTCTTTCTGGTCGGTGATGAGAAACAGAGCATCTATCGCTTTCGTCGGGCCGACGTCACGATGTTTCGTGAGGCCCGCGATCGTCTCAAGAGGGCGAACCCAGACTCCACGGAAACAGCCCAACAGCTCAGCGGGAACTTTCGGACCCTATCGGGCCCCCTTACGTTCATCAACGAACTGTTCGAGGAGGTCTTCCAACCGGAGGGCGACGAGTACCAGCCATACGAGGCACGTCCACAGTGGCTGACGCCTGAGCGGTCGGAGGGCACCGAGATTGACGGCACGGTCGAATATCTCGTTGTGCCGGAAACGGACCAAGACGTCGCTCCCCTTGGCCTCGAGAACAGTTGGTTCGATGAGCGAACCTATCGTTCGAAGGGCGAGCGGGAAGCCTACGGCGTTGCTGCTCGGCTCACACAGCTGTTCGATGACCCACCGCAGATCTATGATCCGGAGACCGACGAGTATCGAGCAGCCCAACCGCGTGACGTCGCTCTCCTCTTTCGAACACGGACTCGCTTCCCTGAATTCGAGCGTGCATTCGAGGAGTACGACATCCCCTACAGCAGCTTTGGCGCCCGAGGCTTCTACGAGACATCCGAAATCCAGCCGTTGGTGAACCTGCTCAAGGTGCTCCAAGATCCCACGCAGAATATCCCGCTGTACGGTGTGTTGCGATCACCGCTGTTTGGATTCACTGATGAGCAACTCGCAGTACTGTACGACTCGGACGAATGTCTCTGGAGGCAACTGGCGACAATGGACAATGCCCTCGAAACTGCTCACGGTCAACTCAAGCAATGGCGAGAGCAGGCTGGGCTCGATGGAAGCGATCGAATCACGACGTGGGCATCGCTGCTCTCAGAGATTATCGACGATACGGGCTATCTGATTAGCGTCGGTGCTGACGAACGACCCGAGCAAGCCGTTGTAAACGTCAATAAGTTCCGCGAGCAGCTCCGAACGTGGGAGGAGGGAAGCGCCCTCCCCCTCAGTGAAGTAGTCGAACGCATCGAACGCGAGCGAGACCAAGAGGACGACCCTGGTGAAGCAACGATTCCAGCAGCGATCGACGGCGTCCAACTCAGGACAGTCCATTCCGCAAAGGGCCTTGAGTTCCCGATCGTCGTCGTGCCGGAGCTCAGTCGCGGCGTTAACGAACGGGCGACGATTACTGATAACAGCTCATACTCTCAATCGCTTGCCTATCTCGAGACAGTAGGTGATGAGCCAGTCCTCGGCATCAAGGGGCCCTCACCAGCAAACAGCTTTGAGACCACTGCAACGCCGGACTATGAGATCGCAAAAACGGTCCAGCAACAGGAGTTACGTGCCGAAAGTCGGCGTCTCCTATACGTCGCGACGACACGCGTTCGGGATCACCTCTTGTTGACAAGTACCCACACCGTCGGGTCAGATAGTGAGGCGACTTTCGGTGAGTACGATACCGGCGAGCAAGCCTCCAGTTGGCGTGATCTCGTTCAACCGGTTCTCCTCGAAGATCGAGAACTCCTTTCGGACCTCGCTACGGCAGGCAGCGCGACACACTTGTTGGGTGACGGTCAGTATACCGTTCGCCGACCGCCAACGCCCGTTGCTGGACCGGCTGAGTCAGCGAGTACCGAACGTGCCTGTGATATCGAGCTTCCAGAACCTCCTGAATCGTCGGCAGGGATCGCGCTGTCTGCAACCGCCGTCCGTGATTTAGTTTCGGATCACTCTTCACATGACGAATCGCGGACGGAGACAGAGCCAGAGCACAGTGCTTTCCTCACTGAATCGTCCTCCAAGAAAGGATTGGCGCCGACCCAATTCGGAACGGCCGTCCATCGATTGTGTGAACTGTCTCTCGTTGGCAGTACCATCGATTGGTCTGCGGCCCCGACCCAGATCGTCGACACTCCCGACAAACTGTCGCCGACAGTTCTCAAGGACCTGCAAAACCAGGTCCAGTACGGCGTCTCAGACATCGAGCAGGTAGAAGCAACACTGCCCGTAGAAGCAACCTACGATGAGTATCAGGTTCGTCTCGAGCTCCCCACTGGCCAGGTAGTCGGCGATATCGACCATCTTACGGTAACCGACGACTGCTACTATATCTCCGATTATAAGACGGACACACTCGGTGATCGGGATCTTGAGACAGTAGCTGAGCATTATTTTGCGCAACTCTACGTCTATGCGTGTGCACTGTCACAAGCCGACTCAAGTCGAGACTGTGTGCTACGGTTGATCTTCACCAATGCAGAGACGACAGCAGAGAGAGCCGTCTCAGGAGAGGATATCAGCGGGTGGCACGAACGCTTTGTACAAGCGCTTGCACAGGAGTCAGCTGACAGAAGGCTACGTGAGTAA
- a CDS encoding PD-(D/E)XK nuclease family protein: MPIPTLLYGPSFDRLRTEAFTRINPQANDPESILFVEANTAQHDAHRTYWHTEHDPLQLTVCELSDVVRRAHDRLIAPIPEVDTLDRQRIIEQAVADSSHFEKPRQYTNFVSELIRALEEAGYQTPDAITTALSTTDLPSERIDVISEIVDRYSTYRDLIAHPAAQPRSQLYESLANTSGSLTTAFPSVETIILSGYTDPAPVEVAVINRLAEEFPLTILLPTTNGNTADPIDTDGADRHLARTHEAYEPLEYTTEYVPSTDQTQLQTAVSRMYTHAASTEPPVETDTVSWHTAPTPDREVRHLARRLREQLADPTRPSPDETRILAPGLLTYRDQISDIFAEYGIEYTTSLSILLEQTYAGRAIQDAIALCIEETSEPLTRLATNPVVSLSDIDTAALVALERRYRPCDLETLKGRSRSKWLTTLTQIQQSVTRAQSNDGTAAIHGIANLVETLKLETNVENLPEDVEGGYERRAISRAKRILQSLLRICEHDELDIDDPLTEIEQAFEGVRVPAPKQHHANRVRIIGLEDTLMADCEALYVLGATEENLPGHQSRPRYFQQIADAAGVLPADRHQELARYRFGAIVSNADSVHITTPKETMDGEQILPSALVEELDRTATVTQTSGLADERRGSCEDVQRALAGSPPDKLEELLNGPSATETFTPAQIESSRAGAECASNRATPGPSVHDGRLPTESLDEVGDRLTKQPYSPSRLNTYAQCGFKYYLRNGFELEEPDEESADTGRFAIGDVVHETLERFYTELAKETTGGVDLTEYDETDLRQRLYAAGKEAVADSDESFSSPFDRQQLAALFTGIVPPEDNRFFLGTDEGDEESTGLLVEFLRREQRDGDWQPRFFEQWFDGEAGPIQTPDGTELPVSGLIDRIDLDTETPAAARVLDYKTYKADTNDVIRGIDFQLLAYTFGAERFLETELGDPHQRVEAGYRIVKPPTTITHKQSLPKTIESNLEIPADQFLQTVAPRRFTEITEAIETGTFSPAIVGEDTAKCQYCAFSDVCDVRHHRRFEAIEAIDNHDLPVYVPDGTRPGDLTEHLEVTADE, translated from the coding sequence ATGCCAATACCAACACTCCTCTACGGGCCCTCATTCGATCGCCTCCGCACTGAAGCATTCACTCGCATCAATCCCCAAGCAAACGACCCCGAAAGTATCCTCTTCGTCGAAGCAAATACCGCACAACACGATGCGCATCGTACCTACTGGCACACTGAGCACGACCCACTCCAACTAACGGTCTGTGAACTCTCGGATGTCGTTCGGCGAGCACATGACCGACTGATCGCTCCGATTCCGGAAGTCGATACGCTCGATCGCCAGCGAATCATCGAACAAGCAGTCGCTGACAGTTCCCACTTTGAGAAGCCCCGCCAGTATACGAACTTCGTCTCCGAACTCATTCGAGCACTCGAGGAAGCGGGCTACCAGACGCCCGACGCGATCACGACCGCCCTTTCGACGACCGATTTACCGTCAGAACGTATCGACGTGATCAGCGAGATAGTCGACCGCTACAGTACATATCGAGATCTCATCGCTCATCCAGCCGCCCAGCCTCGCAGCCAGCTCTATGAATCACTTGCGAACACGTCGGGATCACTCACGACAGCGTTCCCCTCAGTCGAGACAATCATCCTTTCTGGCTATACGGATCCAGCGCCAGTGGAAGTCGCCGTCATCAACCGCCTTGCTGAGGAATTCCCACTCACGATCCTTCTACCGACAACAAACGGCAACACTGCCGACCCAATCGATACCGACGGCGCCGATCGACACCTCGCACGAACACACGAAGCGTACGAGCCACTCGAATACACTACAGAGTACGTTCCATCAACTGACCAAACCCAGCTTCAGACGGCCGTCAGCCGGATGTACACGCATGCGGCCAGCACCGAACCACCTGTCGAGACTGATACTGTCTCTTGGCATACTGCACCGACACCGGACCGTGAAGTTCGCCATCTCGCCCGCAGACTCCGCGAACAGCTGGCTGATCCAACGAGACCATCACCGGATGAGACACGTATTCTCGCCCCGGGACTGCTGACCTATCGCGATCAAATCAGTGATATCTTCGCCGAGTACGGAATCGAGTATACGACCAGTCTGAGTATTCTTCTCGAGCAAACCTACGCTGGTAGAGCAATACAGGATGCCATCGCACTCTGTATCGAAGAGACCAGCGAGCCTCTGACTCGATTGGCCACCAACCCTGTCGTCTCCCTTTCGGACATCGATACTGCGGCACTCGTTGCACTCGAACGACGATATCGACCATGCGATCTCGAGACGCTCAAAGGGCGATCCCGCTCCAAATGGCTCACAACACTCACGCAAATCCAGCAATCTGTCACGAGAGCCCAATCGAACGACGGCACTGCAGCGATCCACGGCATTGCAAACCTCGTTGAGACACTCAAGCTCGAAACGAATGTCGAGAACCTCCCGGAGGACGTCGAAGGGGGCTACGAACGGCGTGCGATCAGTCGCGCCAAACGGATCCTCCAGTCGCTACTCAGAATTTGCGAACACGACGAACTCGACATCGACGATCCCCTCACCGAAATCGAACAGGCCTTCGAGGGGGTCCGGGTTCCAGCCCCGAAACAGCACCACGCAAACCGTGTTCGGATCATTGGCCTTGAAGACACCCTGATGGCCGACTGTGAAGCACTCTACGTACTCGGTGCAACCGAGGAAAACCTCCCGGGCCACCAGAGTCGACCACGATACTTCCAGCAGATTGCCGATGCCGCCGGGGTACTCCCGGCAGATCGCCACCAAGAGCTGGCCCGCTATCGCTTCGGAGCAATTGTTTCCAATGCGGACTCGGTCCATATCACGACGCCCAAAGAGACGATGGACGGCGAGCAGATCCTTCCCTCAGCGCTCGTCGAAGAACTGGATCGAACGGCCACCGTGACACAAACGTCTGGACTCGCCGACGAACGACGTGGTTCGTGTGAAGATGTTCAGCGGGCCCTTGCCGGCAGTCCACCCGATAAACTCGAGGAATTACTCAACGGGCCATCAGCAACAGAGACGTTTACCCCGGCCCAAATCGAGAGTAGTCGTGCTGGCGCCGAATGTGCCTCGAATCGTGCCACACCGGGGCCATCGGTCCATGATGGACGGCTCCCTACAGAGTCACTCGATGAGGTCGGTGATCGACTCACAAAACAGCCCTACAGTCCCTCTCGGCTCAACACTTATGCGCAGTGTGGATTCAAATACTATCTGCGAAACGGGTTCGAACTCGAGGAACCCGACGAGGAGTCAGCCGACACCGGACGGTTCGCAATCGGTGACGTCGTTCACGAGACCCTCGAACGGTTCTATACTGAACTCGCCAAAGAGACGACCGGCGGCGTTGATCTCACAGAGTACGATGAGACAGACCTTCGCCAGCGTCTGTATGCTGCCGGAAAGGAGGCCGTCGCTGACAGCGATGAATCGTTCAGCAGTCCCTTCGACCGCCAGCAGTTAGCCGCCCTCTTCACCGGGATCGTCCCGCCAGAGGACAACCGGTTTTTCCTCGGCACGGACGAGGGCGATGAGGAAAGTACCGGGCTTTTGGTCGAGTTCCTGCGTCGCGAGCAACGCGATGGGGACTGGCAGCCTCGGTTTTTCGAGCAGTGGTTCGATGGAGAGGCAGGCCCCATCCAGACACCGGACGGCACCGAACTTCCCGTGTCCGGACTGATTGACCGGATCGACCTCGATACGGAGACGCCAGCCGCCGCTCGTGTGCTCGATTATAAGACCTACAAGGCAGATACCAACGACGTGATCAGGGGCATCGACTTCCAGCTGCTGGCCTACACGTTTGGCGCTGAACGATTCCTCGAGACCGAACTCGGCGACCCACACCAGCGAGTCGAAGCTGGGTATCGCATCGTCAAGCCCCCGACCACAATCACCCACAAACAGTCGCTACCAAAGACGATCGAATCGAATCTCGAGATCCCGGCTGACCAATTCCTCCAAACCGTCGCTCCCCGCCGATTTACGGAAATTACCGAAGCGATCGAGACGGGGACGTTCTCGCCGGCAATCGTCGGCGAAGACACTGCCAAATGCCAGTACTGTGCGTTCAGCGACGTCTGTGATGTGCGCCACCACCGACGCTTCGAGGCGATCGAAGCGATTGACAACCACGATCTTCCGGTGTACGTCCCAGACGGCACCCGTCCGGGAGATCTTACTGAGCACCTGGAGGTGACGGCAGATGAGTGA
- a CDS encoding penicillin acylase family protein, whose translation MVDDNSSRQGGEADRSGTWPLSRRAFGGLTAGTLGAIQLGGLAAAATKNTPEKHDSICYEVEGLKESAEILVDQWGVPHMYAEDVQDVAFVQGFNAARDRLWQIDLWQRRSLGELSEVFGEEWTGHDRGARLFSYRGDIEEEWDAYGPDAEAIATGFAEGVNAYIDQAEDDPEMMPVEFKALDYEPRRWEPEDIVRMRVHAITLNVSSEVQRAITLREFDEDVERVRQWLDPEDWEIEVPEGLDLDLIPEDVLDTFEMATMSHTAITFDEDDVRNPDVLDDISVVTNSSNSVGGDTPDKSDLMEKETPSASNNWAVAPELTETGRPILANDPHRAHNVPSLRYMAHISSPEFDVIGAGEPGLPGISIGHNGNTAFGLTIVHIDQQDLYVYETNPDDPNEYKYDGEWASMEVDTETLAVRDGDDREVELKFTTHGPVIHEDPDENIAFAVRTVWTDPGTTAYFGGIGYMRAKNIEEFQDAMEGELTSEMQGWGAPPENQVAADTEGNIGWFPGGRTPVRPNWDGLLPVPGDGRYEWDGYLHQSNLPREINPDRGWVATANQEVLPEDYPRDDPPIGFEFSAPYRYQRIAEVLGEYSAENEHSLTDSTDLQTDFLSIPMRIITEALAETDPDEEDLIEIRDWLTAWDNVLDTESGEAALAVVWFENYLQEAVTVELVGEEAADHIGTGDIQVILGAIEEPEEYLEDDAVESRNQLLLSTLSDAVDDVEDRLGENRDEWKWGDLKHALFEHALSPAVDEESAETLNVGPKPMGGGNYTVGRAGHNDEFQLTHGGSWRMVIDVGGWNNSLAMNVPGQSGDPESPFYDNLLDKFVNGEYFPLLYTREAVQDACVRRIDLKPENSK comes from the coding sequence ATGGTAGATGATAACTCATCTCGTCAGGGGGGAGAAGCAGATCGATCCGGCACATGGCCACTCTCACGCCGTGCATTCGGCGGACTTACCGCCGGTACGCTCGGAGCGATCCAGCTGGGGGGGTTGGCCGCTGCTGCCACCAAAAACACGCCAGAGAAGCACGACTCAATCTGTTACGAAGTCGAGGGATTAAAAGAATCCGCGGAGATTCTCGTCGATCAGTGGGGTGTGCCCCACATGTACGCCGAGGATGTCCAAGACGTCGCGTTCGTACAGGGATTCAACGCTGCGCGCGATCGCCTCTGGCAGATCGATCTTTGGCAACGACGCTCCCTCGGAGAACTATCGGAAGTATTCGGTGAAGAATGGACTGGGCACGATCGTGGGGCACGGCTATTCAGTTACCGTGGTGATATCGAGGAAGAGTGGGACGCCTACGGACCCGACGCAGAGGCTATCGCCACTGGCTTCGCAGAGGGTGTGAACGCGTATATTGATCAGGCTGAGGACGATCCGGAGATGATGCCGGTTGAGTTCAAGGCACTCGATTACGAGCCACGACGCTGGGAACCAGAAGACATCGTTCGGATGCGTGTCCATGCGATCACGCTCAACGTCTCAAGTGAGGTCCAACGAGCGATCACGCTCCGGGAGTTCGACGAGGATGTTGAACGGGTCCGTCAGTGGCTTGATCCCGAAGACTGGGAAATTGAAGTCCCTGAAGGACTCGATCTCGATCTTATTCCAGAAGACGTCCTCGACACTTTCGAGATGGCGACGATGTCTCATACAGCTATTACATTCGACGAGGACGACGTTCGGAATCCTGACGTACTTGACGATATCTCAGTCGTCACGAATAGTTCTAACTCCGTTGGCGGAGATACTCCGGACAAATCGGATCTCATGGAGAAGGAGACGCCCTCTGCAAGCAACAATTGGGCAGTCGCACCTGAACTCACCGAGACGGGCCGACCGATTCTCGCGAACGACCCCCACCGTGCTCACAACGTTCCATCGCTTCGATATATGGCCCATATCAGTTCACCTGAATTCGATGTTATCGGAGCAGGTGAACCAGGTCTCCCTGGAATTTCAATTGGCCACAATGGGAATACTGCGTTTGGACTGACGATTGTTCATATTGACCAGCAGGATTTGTATGTCTACGAGACGAATCCAGACGATCCCAATGAGTACAAATACGATGGTGAATGGGCCTCGATGGAGGTCGACACAGAGACACTCGCCGTCAGAGATGGAGATGATCGAGAAGTCGAACTAAAGTTCACTACTCATGGGCCAGTGATTCATGAGGACCCTGACGAAAACATTGCATTTGCGGTACGCACCGTCTGGACGGATCCCGGTACAACAGCGTATTTCGGTGGCATTGGATACATGCGCGCCAAAAACATCGAAGAGTTCCAAGATGCGATGGAAGGGGAACTAACATCGGAGATGCAGGGATGGGGTGCACCCCCGGAGAACCAGGTTGCTGCCGATACAGAAGGAAACATTGGATGGTTCCCTGGTGGGAGGACGCCAGTACGTCCCAACTGGGATGGGTTACTGCCAGTCCCCGGTGATGGCCGCTACGAATGGGATGGATATCTCCATCAATCCAACCTGCCACGGGAGATCAACCCCGATCGAGGCTGGGTTGCGACTGCTAACCAGGAAGTTCTTCCCGAAGACTATCCGAGAGACGATCCACCGATCGGCTTTGAGTTCTCAGCGCCGTATCGGTACCAGCGAATCGCGGAAGTTCTCGGAGAGTATTCTGCGGAGAACGAACACTCACTTACGGATTCGACAGACCTTCAGACTGATTTCTTATCAATTCCAATGCGGATCATTACTGAAGCGCTCGCTGAGACTGATCCAGATGAGGAGGACCTGATCGAAATACGTGACTGGCTTACAGCGTGGGATAACGTTCTTGATACGGAGTCGGGCGAGGCGGCCCTCGCCGTAGTCTGGTTTGAGAATTATCTTCAAGAAGCGGTCACCGTCGAACTCGTCGGGGAAGAAGCAGCGGATCATATCGGGACGGGTGATATCCAAGTGATCCTCGGTGCAATCGAGGAACCTGAAGAGTATCTTGAGGACGATGCTGTTGAGAGCCGTAATCAGTTGCTCCTCTCGACGCTTAGCGATGCAGTCGATGACGTCGAAGACCGACTCGGTGAGAACCGGGACGAGTGGAAGTGGGGTGATCTGAAGCATGCCCTCTTTGAGCACGCACTGTCACCTGCTGTTGACGAAGAGAGTGCTGAGACATTGAATGTCGGCCCAAAACCGATGGGCGGAGGGAACTATACGGTGGGGCGAGCTGGCCACAACGATGAGTTTCAGCTAACGCATGGAGGGTCGTGGCGAATGGTCATTGACGTTGGTGGATGGAATAATTCACTAGCAATGAACGTACCTGGCCAATCCGGTGATCCTGAGAGTCCGTTCTACGACAACTTGCTCGATAAGTTCGTTAATGGGGAATACTTCCCCTTACTCTACACACGAGAGGCTGTTCAAGATGCGTGTGTCAGGCGGATTGATCTCAAGCCCGAGAATAGTAAGTAA
- a CDS encoding endonuclease NucS domain-containing protein, with protein sequence MVLPRTRRFSESRLEQLLIEDPNLLGKRLLIIGQQVHTASNNRLDLLGIDVEGDLHIIELKRDRTPRDVVAQALDYAAWVRTLTYEDIVEIYDEFDTDHEFETAFAEQFGASRPDGAPDIPEDINQSHSLTIVASELDRTTERIIEYLAEEYSVPVNAVRFNYYEDDGREYIGRTWLIDPQETSEPPSKRESWNGRDFYVSFGEGVHRSWRDARRYGFISGGQGEWYSRTLGQLSIDDRVFVHVPQHGYVGVGNVTQEKTPVAEFTVKIDGEDRPILDCELEATGMDENAADPELREYVVGVEWIDAQPLNEAYWETGMYANQNTVTKLRNQFTLDRLSDTFQIDR encoded by the coding sequence ATGGTGTTGCCGCGAACTCGCCGTTTCAGTGAGTCACGGTTAGAACAGCTTCTTATCGAAGATCCAAACCTCCTAGGAAAACGCTTACTCATCATTGGCCAGCAGGTTCACACAGCAAGCAACAATCGCCTCGATCTCTTAGGAATCGACGTCGAAGGTGATCTCCATATTATCGAGCTCAAACGTGATCGAACACCCCGCGATGTCGTTGCACAGGCACTGGACTACGCAGCCTGGGTTCGAACACTCACGTATGAGGATATCGTCGAGATCTACGATGAGTTCGACACGGACCACGAGTTTGAGACAGCATTTGCCGAACAGTTCGGTGCCAGTCGACCAGATGGGGCACCAGATATTCCTGAAGACATCAACCAGAGTCACAGCCTCACGATCGTCGCTTCCGAACTAGATAGGACAACCGAACGTATTATCGAGTATTTGGCCGAAGAGTACAGCGTACCGGTGAATGCGGTCCGCTTCAACTACTACGAAGACGATGGCCGCGAGTATATCGGCCGAACATGGCTTATCGATCCACAGGAGACAAGTGAACCACCCAGCAAACGAGAGTCGTGGAATGGCCGGGATTTCTACGTTTCCTTTGGTGAGGGAGTCCATCGCTCATGGCGTGATGCTCGCCGGTACGGATTTATCTCCGGTGGGCAGGGTGAGTGGTACAGTCGAACGCTTGGCCAGCTTTCGATTGACGACCGTGTTTTCGTTCACGTACCACAGCATGGCTACGTCGGCGTTGGGAACGTCACCCAAGAGAAAACCCCCGTGGCCGAATTTACAGTCAAGATTGACGGCGAAGACCGGCCGATTCTCGACTGTGAGCTTGAAGCTACTGGAATGGATGAAAACGCCGCTGATCCAGAATTACGTGAATACGTCGTCGGTGTCGAATGGATCGATGCGCAACCGCTGAACGAGGCGTATTGGGAAACAGGCATGTACGCGAATCAAAACACAGTGACGAAACTTCGGAATCAATTCACCCTCGATCGACTGTCCGACACATTCCAGATCGATCGCTAG